Proteins from a genomic interval of Xanthomonas sp. AM6:
- a CDS encoding mitochondrial fission ELM1 family protein: protein MKRSGAPWAISDGRAGNARQAEALAAALAAPAPIPAAALVLHPHMPWRWLAPRRLLPGAAHAYGRGFADLLRQPPALAIGCGRQAALATRLLRARGSRVVQVLDPRLPPRHWDVVVVPEHDRLRGDNVLTLLGSLHPVDDAWLAAGRAAFPAFGALPSPRTALLVGGPAALAPWTADAAAALFRHIAAQLRDSGGSVLASTSRRTPPAVAAALRSAFAGVPGAIWCGEDDGPNPYAGLLGWAERIVCTPDSVNLLSEACATRVPVSVAMPASARGRARDFHAALRARGRLGGEEALAEGGGACAPLRETARIAAQVRVLLGLDGR from the coding sequence GTGAAACGATCGGGCGCGCCCTGGGCGATTAGCGATGGCCGTGCCGGCAACGCGCGCCAGGCCGAAGCGCTGGCCGCTGCGCTGGCCGCACCAGCGCCAATTCCGGCCGCGGCGCTGGTGTTGCACCCGCACATGCCCTGGCGCTGGCTGGCGCCGCGGCGGCTGCTGCCCGGCGCGGCGCACGCCTACGGCCGCGGCTTCGCCGACCTGCTGCGGCAACCGCCGGCACTGGCGATCGGCTGCGGCCGCCAGGCGGCGCTGGCGACGCGATTGCTGCGCGCACGCGGCAGCCGCGTGGTGCAGGTGCTGGATCCGCGCCTGCCGCCGCGGCACTGGGACGTGGTGGTGGTGCCCGAGCACGATCGCCTGCGTGGCGACAACGTGCTGACCCTGCTCGGCAGCCTGCATCCGGTCGACGATGCCTGGCTGGCGGCCGGACGCGCGGCGTTCCCGGCGTTCGGCGCGCTGCCGTCGCCACGCACCGCGCTGCTGGTCGGCGGGCCCGCCGCGCTGGCGCCGTGGACCGCCGATGCGGCGGCGGCGCTGTTCCGGCACATCGCCGCACAGTTGCGCGACAGCGGCGGCAGCGTGCTCGCCAGCACTTCGCGGCGCACGCCGCCGGCGGTCGCCGCCGCATTGCGCAGCGCGTTCGCCGGCGTGCCGGGAGCGATCTGGTGCGGCGAGGACGATGGCCCGAATCCATATGCCGGCCTGCTGGGCTGGGCCGAACGCATCGTCTGCACGCCCGATTCGGTGAACCTGCTGTCGGAGGCCTGCGCGACGCGGGTACCGGTGAGCGTGGCGATGCCGGCATCGGCGCGCGGCCGGGCGCGCGACTTCCATGCGGCGCTGCGCGCGCGAGGACGCCTGGGCGGGGAGGAGGCATTGGCCGAAGGCGGCGGCGCGTGCGCGCCGCTGCGGGAGACTGCGCGCATTGCGGCGCAGGTCCGTGTGCTGCTGGGGTTGGATGGCAGGTAG
- a CDS encoding malonic semialdehyde reductase — translation MSDALQDAALDQLFRTARTQNAFRDTPVGEDTLRALYDLLKWGPTAANASPARFVFVTSAAGKEKLKPTLSEGNLAKTMAAPVTVIVAHDEDFHEKLPYLFPHADAKSWFDGPREGRRESAFRNGTLQGAYLILAARSLGLDAGPMSGFDNAKVDAAFFAGTAIKSNFLVNLGYGDPTGLFPRLPRLSFDEAARIE, via the coding sequence ATGTCCGACGCCCTGCAAGACGCTGCCCTGGATCAGTTGTTCCGTACCGCCCGCACCCAGAACGCCTTCCGCGACACCCCGGTCGGCGAGGACACCCTGCGCGCCCTGTACGACCTGCTGAAGTGGGGCCCGACCGCGGCCAACGCCAGCCCGGCGCGCTTCGTGTTCGTGACCTCGGCCGCGGGCAAGGAGAAGCTCAAGCCCACGCTGTCCGAAGGCAACCTGGCCAAGACCATGGCCGCGCCGGTCACCGTGATCGTCGCCCACGACGAGGACTTCCACGAGAAGCTGCCGTACCTGTTCCCGCACGCCGACGCCAAGAGCTGGTTCGACGGCCCGCGCGAAGGCCGCCGCGAGTCGGCGTTCCGCAACGGCACGCTGCAGGGCGCCTACCTGATCCTGGCCGCGCGTTCGCTGGGCCTGGATGCCGGCCCGATGTCCGGCTTCGACAACGCCAAGGTCGATGCGGCGTTCTTCGCCGGCACCGCGATCAAGTCCAACTTCCTGGTCAACCTCGGCTACGGCGATCCCACCGGCCTGTTCCCGCGCCTGCCGCGGCTGAGTTTCGACGAGGCTGCGCGCATCGAGTAA
- a CDS encoding YceI family protein, producing the protein MNKTRKLLLPLALALAVVVAQPATTAFAAPAAAAATAIKGTTGTYKLDPSHTDVLVQWNHLGFSNPTAHFGDVDGTLVYNAENVGKSSVQVTLPLSGLNSFTAKFDEHLKSGDFFDAAKFPTATFKSTKVSAAGTNKLSVAGDLTVKGVTKPVVLAVTLNGAGQHPMKKVPALGFDATTTIKRSDFGLGAYVPNVSDEVKIRITTEALQDAK; encoded by the coding sequence ATGAACAAGACCCGCAAACTGCTGCTCCCGCTCGCCCTGGCGCTGGCCGTCGTCGTGGCCCAGCCGGCCACCACCGCCTTCGCCGCGCCGGCCGCTGCGGCCGCCACCGCGATCAAGGGCACCACCGGCACCTACAAGCTGGACCCGAGCCACACCGACGTGCTGGTGCAGTGGAACCACCTCGGCTTCTCCAACCCCACCGCGCACTTCGGCGACGTCGACGGCACCCTGGTCTACAACGCCGAGAACGTGGGCAAGTCCAGCGTCCAGGTGACCTTGCCGCTGTCGGGCCTCAACAGCTTCACCGCCAAGTTCGACGAGCACCTGAAGAGCGGCGATTTCTTCGACGCCGCCAAGTTCCCGACCGCCACCTTCAAGAGCACCAAGGTGAGCGCGGCCGGCACCAACAAGCTGAGCGTGGCCGGCGACCTGACCGTCAAGGGCGTCACCAAGCCTGTGGTGCTGGCGGTGACCCTCAACGGCGCCGGTCAGCACCCGATGAAGAAGGTGCCGGCGCTGGGCTTCGACGCCACCACCACGATCAAGCGCAGCGATTTCGGCCTGGGCGCGTACGTGCCCAACGTCAGCGACGAGGTCAAGATCCGCATCACCACCGAGGCGCTGCAGGACGCGAAGTAA
- a CDS encoding siderophore-interacting protein, with protein MNPHQNRLLRHPLKMRHLQVLRTQPLTPHMRRIVVGGPDLDGFVSAGPDDHVKLFFPNADGAFVLPTMTDNGPVYPTGAAPSPARDYTPRHYDAAAQELTLDFVLHGDGPACRWAARANPGDPLVVGGPRGSFVAADDYDAYVLIGDETALPAIGRWLEELPAGAQVQALIEIPGFADRQALASRAQVSITWLERNGVPVLGSQLLEDALRDFEPPDGDAFYWIACESARARMMRKFVEGRLNAPKEWVRATGYWKSGREEEEA; from the coding sequence ATGAACCCCCATCAGAACCGCCTGCTGCGCCATCCGCTGAAGATGCGCCACCTGCAGGTGCTGCGCACCCAGCCGCTGACCCCGCACATGCGCCGCATCGTGGTCGGCGGCCCGGACCTGGACGGCTTCGTCAGCGCCGGGCCCGACGATCACGTCAAGCTGTTCTTCCCCAACGCCGACGGCGCGTTCGTGCTGCCCACGATGACCGACAACGGCCCGGTCTACCCCACCGGCGCCGCGCCCTCGCCGGCGCGCGACTACACCCCGCGCCACTACGACGCCGCGGCGCAGGAGCTGACCCTGGATTTCGTGCTGCACGGCGACGGCCCTGCATGCCGCTGGGCGGCGCGCGCCAACCCGGGCGACCCGCTGGTGGTCGGCGGCCCGCGCGGCTCGTTCGTCGCGGCCGACGACTACGACGCCTACGTGCTGATCGGCGACGAGACCGCGCTGCCGGCGATCGGCCGCTGGCTGGAAGAACTGCCGGCCGGCGCGCAGGTGCAGGCGCTGATCGAGATCCCCGGCTTCGCCGACCGCCAGGCGCTGGCCTCGCGCGCGCAGGTCAGCATCACCTGGCTGGAACGCAACGGCGTGCCGGTGCTCGGCAGCCAACTGCTGGAAGACGCGCTGCGCGATTTCGAGCCCCCGGACGGCGACGCGTTCTACTGGATCGCCTGCGAATCGGCCCGCGCGCGGATGATGCGCAAGTTCGTCGAAGGCCGCCTCAACGCGCCCAAGGAGTGGGTCCGCGCAACCGGGTATTGGAAGTCGGGGCGCGAGGAAGAAGAGGCATGA